The following is a genomic window from Rhodothermales bacterium.
CAGAACGGTAAGGAGTCGGCGAGCATCCTCCAGCGGAATCTGGGAGAGCGGGGTACCGTCGACAAGGACACGCCCCTCCTTCGGGTCATAGAATCTGCACAAGAGCTTGAGCAGTGTGCTCTTGCCTGCACCGTTCTCGCCGACGATTGCGACCGTCTGGTTCCGTTTGAACGTTACGCTGACGTCGTTCAGGGAAAGATCGTTCGAAGCCGGATACGCGAATGACACGTTCTCGAACTCAACGCTGCCCGGAACCTTGCGAACCTGGCTCGGAGTTCGTTCCGGTGACGCCATCGGTTTGAGCGCGAAGAAGTCGAACAGCTCCGACACAAACAGACTGCTGTCGTAAACCTGGTTCACGCTGAGGAGAATAGAGCGCATCAGATTCTGACCCCTGCTGAACGCCTGGTAGAACAATGCGATGTCGCCCAGCGTAGCGGCGCCTCGAAACGCTCGAAGCGTGATCCAGATCATGACGCCAGCTGTGATGAAGAGAGCGAGCAGCCCGGCCGCGATATTCTCCAGCACGTGTTTTCGCTCGAGGTCGACGCGCTCGTCGCGCAAGCGTGCGCGCAGCTCCTGATAGAGCGTCTTGAAATGCGTCCCGAGATCGAACAGCCTGACCTCTGCGGCGATGGAGCTATGCGTGAGGACGGTCTCGTAGTATTGCGTCCATCGTTCGTCCTGCGTCCTTCGCATCCACCACGCATGCCGGCGGCGACTGAACCGCATTGCGACGGCCAGGGCAGGAAGCGCACCGACGAAAAGTAGGAGCGGCAGCCACCAGGCGTACGTCACAATGAGAACCGCCAGTCCAAGAATCGTAACGGTGCTCTGGACCAGCGAGCCGAGGCTCTCCAGCATGGTGACGGGTCGCTGCGCAACGTCACCCATTACGCGATACAGCCGGTCGTGGTAGGCAGACGTCTCGTAGAATTCAAGATCCAACTCGACTGCCTTCTCGTGGAGCCTGCCTCTCAGGTAGTCACGAAAGGTCTCGGAGAGTGCTACGCGGACCCACCGCAGGATAGACGAAAGAATGTGGGTCGCTAGCAGAAGCGCTCCCATGACGCCCGCAAGAACGGCTACAGGTTTCAGGAGCTCCCATGTCGCACCGCCGTCATCGAGACCTGCAACCATGGTATCGATGAGGAGC
Proteins encoded in this region:
- a CDS encoding ABC transporter ATP-binding protein; translation: MSKKEPLKRRLRLVGKALGLVWQSAPRWTVSWAILLVVQGALPAVTVYVSKLLIDTMVAGLDDGGATWELLKPVAVLAGVMGALLLATHILSSILRWVRVALSETFRDYLRGRLHEKAVELDLEFYETSAYHDRLYRVMGDVAQRPVTMLESLGSLVQSTVTILGLAVLIVTYAWWLPLLLFVGALPALAVAMRFSRRRHAWWMRRTQDERWTQYYETVLTHSSIAAEVRLFDLGTHFKTLYQELRARLRDERVDLERKHVLENIAAGLLALFITAGVMIWITLRAFRGAATLGDIALFYQAFSRGQNLMRSILLSVNQVYDSSLFVSELFDFFALKPMASPERTPSQVRKVPGSVEFENVSFAYPASNDLSLNDVSVTFKRNQTVAIVGENGAGKSTLLKLLCRFYDPKEGRVLVDGTPLSQIPLEDARRLLTVLFQFPVQYHASAAQNIAYGEVSGEIDSARIREAARLAGIDEKIESLPAGYETLLGKWFVDGQELSGGEWQRLAMARAYYRDAPIIVLDEPTSMLDSWAEADWFERFRSLAQDRIGIVITHRFTIARRADVIHVMQAGRIVESGSHQDLLSLGGLYAASWQQQVEGSPDHT